The proteins below are encoded in one region of Scomber japonicus isolate fScoJap1 chromosome 2, fScoJap1.pri, whole genome shotgun sequence:
- the npy2r gene encoding neuropeptide Y receptor type 2 has protein sequence MDTSDELNMTQVEESQLEVKSSNCCSSTTLNNDGNFLKLEDSTKLFGVQIILILAYSTIILFGVIGNCLVIYVVYKFKNLHTVTNFFIVNLAVADLLVNTLCLPFTLVYTLYGEWMFGQVLCFMLPCAQGIAVHVSTITLNIIALDRHRSIVYHMETKMSKDMCAAVIVITWAVSALLASPLAIFREYGTFDLPPDESIQVCTEKWPESSMNGSIYSISMLLVQYGLPLAINSVAYIRIWNKLKNHMACGGRKDRNQRRKKTTKMLLTMVVVFAVSWLPFHAFQLAVDIDSSVLYMKDFKLLFTVFHIVAMCSTFVNPILYGWMNNNYRTAFLSVFKCQQPFSLRSRQSRQTQKEEDGVCTVGKSTNV, from the coding sequence ATGGATACTTCAGATGAACTGAACATGACTCAAGTGGAAGAGTCTCAACTTGAAGTTAAATCTTCCAACTGCTGCTCATCTACAACCCTGAATAATGATGGGAACTTTCTGAAGCTGGAAGACAGCACAAAGCTATTTGGAGTGCAAATTATTCTCATCCTCGCTTACAGCACAATCATATTGTTCGGAGTCATCGGAAACTGCTTAGTGATATATGTCGTCTACAAGTTTAAAAATCTACACACCGTGACCAATTTCTTCATTGTAAACTTGGCTGTGGCGGACTTGCTGGTGAACACTCTGTGTTTACCTTTCACACTTGTCTACACTCTCTATGGTGAGTGGATGTTCGGTCAGGTCCTGTGCTTCATGCTACCCTGTGCTCAAGGCATAGCTGTGCATGTGTCCACCATCACTTTGAACATCATTGCCCTGGACCGTCATAGGAGCATCGTCTACCACATGGAAACCAAGATGTCCAAAGACATGTGTGCTGCAGTCATTGTCATCACGTGGGCCGTCAGTGCCCTGCTGGCTAGCCCGCTCGCCATCTTCAGGGAGTACGGGACCTTCGATCTCCCACCGGATGAGTCTATTCAGGTGTGTACAGAAAAGTGGCCAGAAAGCAGCATGAACGGAAGTATCTACAGCATATCAATGCTCCTGGTTCAATACGGTTTACCTCTGGCCATCAACTCTGTTGCTTACATCCGCATTTGGAATAAGCTGAAGAACCATATGGCTTGTGGAGGTCGAAAAGACCGCAATCAGCGCAGGAAGAAAACCACCAAGATGCTACTGACCATGGTGGTGGTCTTTGCCGTCAGCTGGTTGCCTTTCCACGCATTTCAGTTGGCTGTCGACATCGATAGCAGTGTTCTGTACATGAAGGACTTTAAGCTGCTTTTCACTGTGTTCCACATTGTGGCCATGTGCTCGACATTTGTCAATCCCATCCTGTATGGGTGGATGAACAATAACTACAGGACAGCATTTTTGTCCGTGTTTAAGTGTCAACAGCCCTTCAGTTTGAGGTCGAGACAGtccagacagacacagaaagaggaagatggGGTCTGTACAGTTGGCAAATCAACAAATGTCTAA